The Apium graveolens cultivar Ventura chromosome 10, ASM990537v1, whole genome shotgun sequence nucleotide sequence gtgtccatatagattcatatagattcatattgcatgtttatttgtagttcattcatatttttatattcatattgcatgtttagttgtagttcattcatatttttgcatgattgttcatttaggacattttttttatttttatgtgatttcatatagttgcatttgcatgcatatttagcatgatcccttaagatgaactatgatatttgataagttgatgttgatttgagtgtagtgacgatgaatagagggatgtttaagtcctaatgaattgattcgcatgccagaaacaaatattttcacaaagtcttatagggttgcttttgatctagatcatgatcatacttgtttgttgttgagatttaatcacttagttatatttagaatttgtgatattctcgtaatgacgtaaaaacactgatttttttttatctggagaaaaacttggatttcattgctagttgttgtaaggctaggcatcaaatgactagtagtcggctcatattttttgagtagtctagggttgaatgagatggagcgaaacgcactcattcagaaaatgttgaaaataaaagaaaaaaagaacgaaaagagaaaaaagaaaaaaagaaaaatatgtatgtgtttatgcataattgatcaagagtgagctctcTAATACTCGAGTcattaagttctaggggactttgtgcctagtgacctaaggcttttatagtctgggatccgctaactaacgctcgctacatgggtattattgcataagtcttttgggacctcattcattgcacagtcaaataagcatttttgctatgtgttcaataatagtgtgaatccttgtataactctagtagaaaggaggtgttgtgagtcataatgcgtttattgtctattctgtttataaacttttgattgtttcgatgatagataagttatggttattgatctagtatcgagagtatatctgttaagcatccacacacgcacgtttctggtttgtaagttggtttgtgaaATTTGTTCAAACTTtgttttaagtcattgcattcttagaggtaTTGGCTTATccatttggttatggttattccgaggggatcgattgcattatcatttagttgcattcacatagttgcattcatgcattaggtttgttttgtagttttgagtttgtttatgcttgaggacaagcatcgattcaagtttgggggtgtgataattggattttatatccacttggaacgctttattacaagcttaaattggtgttttagactcaatttgttggtattttaatgtgtttttgtgttattacatttcaggtatcagttatataaagaaaagagcttttaaacgaaatatgataaaaagtgatcagaattggaagccaaggccattttcaagttgtagagaatctcattagcttcgcgtgggcagttgaatcgcctaattctgacgagtagaactcaagttatggccaaaacaagattcatcagaaatttttcaagacaggagctgagcgcccgcccaggagagctgagcaGCCGCCCAAGGTGCGGTTGGTTGCTGATTTCACTGAAAAaaccttttttgagtggaatttgacgattttaagggttcaggtccactaggggcgtatatatacttaaaaaaaagggttttcatcatccggaaagattgggataccaaggagaagacctagaagcacagaacaactccgaaaaagaagatcttgttttcaacttgtgattctttgaattagttgtaattttggatgctcgttttcgttcttgttgaacctagatctcgtttattcgtatttaattattattcagttttattaagaccttgtttttaccatgctttcattgaaacccatggtgacgatgagttcaattatgggctaattgttGTCATGAGGTTCTAGTGGATTTACTTATAgattttaatagttaattgtttcaatatcttggtgtgtggtgattgattgatatcctagtattggttgtgcttattcatcttatgtgcgtagctaacatataagatagcgtgttaatctctattgaagcgacaatgaatatagaggtttagaacttgtcatgctagcataggttcatgtatgtgtatgcatgattagtgggtgattctaaccgttttacttgcactatgtaatcattatggataacttgtgcttaaaccgttatgttgtcaaattctatagacatatagggtctcaatataattggtgcctattcagcttctatctcttttgtggatgtctagtagaatggtattcgtgcaacgaaagttggcgtttatcagtttcgtgttatccgattagtgtcatcaccatcacatgctaaggttaagaacgaaaaggctattgaataaagtatttaatgaagttagaatcccatgtttgtcatatatagtaattcaaactcaattctcttagttaatgttatttagtataatctcttagtttaataaaaacccaatttgttatttgtcttagtattgagcgataaccatacattgttgcataggtgcataaattgaacttaaccttaACCAGTCTCTGttggaacgaatctgatttatatcttatactacttgggaacgcgtatacttgcgtgaatattagcgggtgttttcgccctaacaataaGCAAACCcatatattaattattaaataaactataaaaataaaaagaattatGATACAACATAAGTTGGACACAACATATTGTATCACACGGAAAACAAATACCTCACCTACAACCTTTCTCATCAAGACATCAACCGGGAGTACTTACTGGTTGTCGTTGCCAACTCTACTATCATCCCTCAGTTTATGGTTCAAGTGAACAaaataattatgatataataaaataGTATATCAAAATTAAGGATTATTTATGTTATGTATATTATGTAATATATTCTAAAAACTCGCGTGTTTAAGTAGATATTTTTAACAGGAAAATTACTTTAAAATAAAGTTGACGTTACAAAATTATTATGAATAACTACAAAACAAACCAAGATATACACCTTAAAAATCATATATTTTAATGCTATAATGctaaaaggtaatcaaatttatgatatcaacattataaattaattatatagCTAATAATATAGTCAAATATTATATCAATATTTAGTAATatttatatcatatataattactgaatatttatttaaaaaaggAAGAATGACCAAAATACTTTATTTTTGGAATTCAACTGTCCAAAATACTGAAAAAGGCCGAAGAAGACGAAATATTGAAATTTTGGTTGTTGATCCTTCATCATTCTATTATCTTTAAAATAGGTTACCTAAATTATATTtcatattatatttaaaatatgacactcataaaataaaaaataattttatatttagaACAGAAAACCAATTGTTCATGTTGTGTTCATACAACTTAACATACATCAATTATAATTAGCTACCTCAAATTGCCAACGACTCTCAGAATTCATATAATTGTCCAAATTTTGATATGTGCATCATTTATATCAATTAGGGTATTCTTTACAAGGTGAATTATCTTCCTAATAATACTAATACATAATAAGTGAAATAGAAATTTGCTTGGTCGATTGTTAACGCTTTCCTAAAAAGtacgttaacaccttccaaaacaaagttttaaaaatataatttaattaaaaaaattgaatcaTTGATCTAATATAACTACCAATTTTGTGAaatattatccaacttaatttttAATCGCACTCAACTTTTTCCATACCTTTTTGTAACTTCCAAAATAAATTTTAGTAATTCacattataatataacaaaataattaataaatcaagaaataattaaaaaataattaaaaaaaacaagACAAAATCATCACCGCTACTATTCAAGACTCCCCCAGCTTCCTCTAGCCCCACCTATAGGTTGTAGACCGTTGTAGGAGGACTTTTAaagattttaattatttaaattttgaattcttCAATAACATGATacatacaaaataatatataaatattttaaatttattaatctcaataatatataattattattttttataatttattttttaaataattaaaataataaaattataaatatcataattagcccatgcatcgcacgggttatatgCTAGTATATTTTATAAGTAAAACATTCTGCAAACTAATCATATTTTGTATAATAATATGTTTTACTCATAAAATGTATATATGTTTCggataatttttattaaaatagtgatCTTATGGTTCACAAAATATTATGTAgcataatattatatattttattttaatcgCAGAATATGCGTGAATTACAAGATTCCACAAAATATAGAACATTTAATTTGATGGgataatattataaaatttgtGATTTTGTCTGTTCAGTCCacattaatatatttttaaaaaatgggACCAAACTAAATTTCTTGACCGAATATCATTTTGACTACGATGTGAGTTTTTTTTTTGGTAAATAGTAGGGGTCATTTGTTAACCCTGTACCATACCAAAAGTACTGGACGAGACTTGAATCACCTGTTCACATTGTTTGATAAATTTTTTTGTTAGCTGGATGAGCTAAGAATTTAGCTGAACGACTCATTCAAAAAAATAGTTGGATGGTTCATGTAATCTCAGGATATAGTAAGTTTTATAAGCGATATCAATCCACTAGATCATAATACAAAAacataatatatttatttataatacatacgtgattttcttaaaaaaagtataaaattaaaattccATGCCATTTATTAATTGTATTTAACGTTTATACttatatttttagtttttaaatatgtttatattcaaataataatgtggattttaatatgaatacatttgtctaaaatttgtttaataattttaaaattaaacttaaaattatatatttttcatGTTTACGACTGAAAATATTATTTACTATTTAAATCTTTAAATGGAtaatatttattcaaaatatatttatgtttttattattaaattttcaaaatacgtgaaaattgttattgattattaagattaaaaTACAAATTAATTTTTACATATACGTAAGGATATGATCAACAAATATTATCGTTCAGAAATTTAGATATTTATTTACCAAACAGGATTAACAGTCCAGCATTCAGATTATCAATCCTTCAAATTTTAATCGTCCAAAAAAAATGATTTAGATTTAACAAATGACCCCTAAATAGTAGGACAAGAGTAAAGATTTTTTTTTTCGGAAATAAGTGAAGGGTTGCAATTCAAGGATTTGGGAATTTTTGCGGGAAAGCTAGGGATTTTTGGCTGTGTTATATAACAAGAACAACCAAGGATTTGGGAATTTTTGCGGGAAAGCTAGGGATTTTGGCTGTGTTATATAACAAGAACAACCACTTTTCACAAACCTTAAACCCCTCTAATCACCACACCCCAACTCAACAATGTCGACCTCCAATTCATCCGGGTCAGATTCGGGTCAAGAAGAGGTGCAAAAACCTCCGAAAGTAAGTGACTATGAGAAGCAAAGATTGAAAAGAATGGCAGAGAATAAAGCAAGAATGGAGGCAATGGGGTTACATAAAATGGCCTCTTCTCTAATGGGTAGCGCTCagaaaagtaaaaagagagattTAAAGGGTAAAAAAAAGGTGGGtgaagaagatgatgaagattATCTACCTGATGCTGATTTTGAAAATGATGCAGATGATGATGGCGATGATGATTATGTTGGTGAGGATTCTTCTGGGACCAAATCGAAGAAGGTATAATggtttttttgataattttgtaTCTTTTTTTCATGAACATGATTGACGTAGTGTAGTCTTGGTCTTAACCTAGATAAATAAATAGTCTTGATGCTTTTTATTTTCTACGGTCTGAAGATAATAGATACATTGTCGTTTTGGTCTTAACCTTGATAAAGTAATGACGTCGATGCTTAATAATCATAATAGATACAATGTAATTTTGGTTTTAACCTTGATAAACTAATGATGTTGATGCTTAATCTTTTTTGGGGCCTGAACATACTGCATACATAGTTTTGGTCTTAACCTTTAATAGTTTATTAGAAATTTCAGCCACAAAGTTATCAATACATTGTGGTCAGGGTAATTTTAGATTTAAACTTGATATAAAAACGTTGAATTAATATAAATTGGTAACGGTAGTAAAGGTGGCATGTCACATTACTATAATCACGATTGGAGTACTATAGGTTTGTTTGTGTTTCAAGAAAAAGTAATTTAGCCTGTATCAACGAACTAGGTGAATTGTTCAAATTATAGTAAATATATTTTTGGATTATTAGGTTAATGTGTTATATGTATCATGAATAAAATTCTACTTTCAGATTCTGTGGTGAATCCTAGTATCTATTTGGTGAAATCTTTTATATATACACTGCAAACATAGTTTGTAGGATTTGTAATTTCAAATGTTTGTAGTAAAGCATGACTATATAAATAGGAACGTTTTACTACAGCAAACTTAGACATCATAGTCAACACACATGTCACTGTAGTATAAATCACCAGTCACCGCTAGTGTAACGAGTATTTAATTTTTACACTGAACTAGTTTTTTAAATGGCGCGCGCCCCCAaacacagacacacacacacactgtcAACTCAATGTTTATATATTGTGgatttttgattattatttaacAGGTGTTTTATACTGAAGTCATGGATTTAGTATGTAGAAAAATAAAATCTAATTGTTTAGGTGTTTTCTCTAAAATGCTGTcaggaaaagaaaaagaattcAACTAGTGGCAAGAAAGTGGCCAATAAAAATGTTTCGAGCAACTCAGATTTTGTTGCTGATGACGATGATGCTGCTCTTATGCAGGTATACTTCATTAATTTCGATGAATTTATTATTGTTGattacattatatatatattaatggaAATTAGCAAGTGTATAAGATGCTGGTGCCCTTCAGTAACCAGACAATGTTTCCTTGGAtgtcattttattttatttttacagGCAATTGCTTTGTCACTGCAAGACTCTTCAGATTTCTTAAATGTAGTGGATTATAGTCCTTCAAAGAGCTCTTACACACGAGTAAAAGATTGTGATGTTGATAAAATAAAGGACACATCACCAGTTAATGAAGATACAGGCAGGAGGAAGAGAAAAAAATTAGTTAGTTTTTGCCTGGTTTGGTGACTATAGTAAAAAAAATAGTATTTCTCTCCAGCCTTCTATTTTATCTTCTTACACTAAACTCTTCTATGGTCGCAGACCAGTAATAGAGTGCAAATGACTGAAGATGAGCTAATCTTGCACTTCTTTCAATTTGATGGTAATATGAGCTGGCtgctgtatatatatatagattttTCACTTGGTTTTTTAGTTACATTTGGATGCAAGCAGTCTGTTACCTGTATGTGTTGATATTTTCATTTTCATATATAgataaaaaaattgtttttttgCCCTTTTATTCTCTTCCCTTTGTTATGTTATCTTTTCTTTCTTCAAATTATTGAAATAGACTGATGTTTGACAGAAGGAGGACAAGGAAGCATAACCCTACAAGATCTT carries:
- the LOC141689016 gene encoding uncharacterized protein LOC141689016 isoform X1 → MSTSNSSGSDSGQEEVQKPPKVSDYEKQRLKRMAENKARMEAMGLHKMASSLMGSAQKSKKRDLKGKKKVGEEDDEDYLPDADFENDADDDGDDDYVGEDSSGTKSKKEKKKNSTSGKKVANKNVSSNSDFVADDDDAALMQAIALSLQDSSDFLNVVDYSPSKSSYTRVKDCDVDKIKDTSPVNEDTGRRKRKKLTSNRVQMTEDELILHFFQFDEGGQGSITLQDLRRVAAAHDFIWSDKEMADMIQIFDKDGDGKLSLEDFTTIVGRCQMIQPMTGTKSS
- the LOC141689016 gene encoding uncharacterized protein LOC141689016 isoform X2 → MSTSNSSGSDSGQEEVQKPPKVSDYEKQRLKRMAENKARMEAMGLHKMASSLMGSAQKSKKRDLKGKKKVGEEDDEDYLPDADFENDADDDGDDDYVGEDSSGTKSKKEKKKNSTSGKKVANKNVSSNSDFVADDDDAALMQTSNRVQMTEDELILHFFQFDEGGQGSITLQDLRRVAAAHDFIWSDKEMADMIQIFDKDGDGKLSLEDFTTIVGRCQMIQPMTGTKSS